GACGGCTCAGGTACCGCTGGACGGTCGTTCGACGGTCTATCTGAAATACGGCGACTGGTTTGCGATCTTGTGCAGCCTTCTGGTATTGGTGGGAATTGCAGTTGGAATGCGAAAACCTTCAGTTGCTAATGCCCACGCAAATTCTTGAAAGCTGTTCGCCATGAGATCAATCTTCAACGCAGCCGTCGTTCGTACATTCACCTGCGTCGCGTTTGGCCTGCTGTTCGTCGGCTGTGTAGACTCCGCTGGTCCATCGGCCAACCCGCCTCGGCCGCCAAAGAAGGCCGAAGCTCCGGTTGCTGGCCGGCCCAAAACGACCGACGACATTGGCGAATTTAATCCGGACGACGGTAAAGAAACCGTTGATTCCAAAGTGAAAATCAGCAACCCCATCACAGGCGCGCTGGAAGCCTATGGTCCTCTAAAGCAACAAGCGGCTGAGCTGGGAGTGACCAAAGCGGTGCAGCTATTTCACGCTTTGGAAGGTCGGTACCCAAAGGATCATGATGAATTCATGACCAGAATCATCAAAGAAAACCATATCCGCCTGCCGGTGCTCGGTGCCGGCAAGAAGTACGAGTACGACGTCGCGAATCACGAACTTGTTGTCGTGCGCGACACAGGCAAAAAGTAACCGGCGAACGAATTGCGGCGCACAGGATTCCCGGGCAAATTGCGAAGTGCGGGACGGAGCCTAACTGGACAGCGCCACCTTTGGTCATTGGGCCGTACTTTTTTGGTAGCCCGAAGTGTAAGCGAGGGATTCGTCGCAACTCGATCCCTCGCTCACACTTCGGGTTACCATCCGCACCAACGTGGCGCTGTCCAGCTAAGCTGCCTTCGATAGATTCTCATTCTCAGTCTCAGTCACGACTGGCCGCACGGCATCGTCTGGATACTGGCCAACCTTCCCGATCAAGTCTGCCACTGATTCGTCGCCGCGAATTAACCGCTGCCCAATCAGGTCCAGGCGGTCCATTTCGAGTTGTATTTTCTCCGTGAACTCGGCAATTTCTTCACGAGAAATATCGGGCGGCACAAAGATCGGTTGTCCGGCCAGCAGCAGCAGGCGAGAGAACGGCTTGGGAATCAACATGTCCGACCAGCCGCCGGGCACGGACCAATAATTGGTGCCGGTAATTGTCGATGGCACGACGGGCCGTCCGGTGCGAGACGCGATGTACACGATGCCGTCTTTCATGACTCGTCGAGGTCCCCGTGGACCATCCGGCGTGATGCAGACGTGCAGGTCAGGGCGGTCGATCAGTTGCCGAGTTGCCTGGGCACCCCCGCGGCTGGCGGAACCTCGCACCGGCGTGATGCCCACCATTTTGATGGCGTGAGTCAGGTAGGTACCGTCCTGGTGGCGACTGATCAGGCCAGACAGCTTGAATGTCTTCCGCGAAAACAGAGCCGCGACGATGACGTCGTGCCACATACAAAAGCAGTATCGCAGCGTTCCGGTGGTGCGAGCGTAAGGTGTACCATCTTCGACCGCTTTTCGATGGTCGATGCGAACGGTCAGAAACAGTGCCCGCAGCATCCATGTGGCCACTCGAGCGATCATCCAGTTCACGTACGGATTTCGAATCTTCATGACGGCATCCTTGCCGGAGGTCAACAAAATGGAGCGTGCCGAATTTCAGCAGCTACGCAGCATACGTCAACCGCCCGGTTTCTGGAATCTCAGGATTTCGGCAGCGATTTCGCACGCGAAGCTGAGCAGAAAGCCAATTTGGCTTGTGATGCGGGAGACGATCTGCGAAGAATTGAGATCGGCGGAATTTCCTCCGTCGCCTGTCACCTGGTAGAAGTAGAGTCGTCATGAAATTCGTGCTTGCACTGTTGTCCTTCGCATTCATTTTGGTACCGGCTTTCGCGTTCGCTCAATCAAAGTTGCCGGCGCTGACGAGTGTCCTGGTGGACAGCACTTTGGACGGCGAAAAACAAAATGTGTTGTACTGGGCTCCAGAGACGGCTCGCACGCAGCCAACGCCGCTGTTCGTGTTTCTGCATTCATGGAGCGGCAACTACAAGCAGGACAACAGCAAGTGGCAACAGCAAGCGATGGAACGAGGATGGATCTACGTGCATCCCGACTTCCGAGGTGCCAATAGCTCGCCCAAGGCATGCGGTTCGAAGTATGCTCGACAGGACGTGCTCGACGCGATGGACTGGGCTTGCGAAAAATTCAACGTCGATCGCTCACGAATCCATCTCGCCGGGGTGTCCGGCGGTGGACACATGGCAATGCTGATGGCCGGCCACCATCCGGACCGGTTCACATCTGTGTCGGCATGGGTCGGAATCAGCGACCTCGCCGAATGGTATCGCTTTCATGTGAAGGACGGCGAACCGCAGAACTACGCAAAAATGATTCTGAAATGTTTCGGCGCACCGCCCGGCAGCAGTCCGGAAGTGGACGCAGATTATCGCGACCGGTCGCCACTGTTCCATATCCACAATTTGGGAGACCTGCCGATTGATATCTACGCTGGCGTCAACGATGGTCACACCGGCTCGGTTCCTGTCCGTCACTCGCTAACTGCGTTTAACGAAATCGCAAAGGTTCGCAAGACGGCGCCTGTTACCGAAGAGGAAATGGAACAACTGTGGACCGACCGGCGTCTCAAGAACCCTCAACCGTCCGATCAAAAGCCGGACGAACTGCTGGGCCGCGACATCCTGTTGCGCCGGACGTCAGTCCACGCGCGAGTCACCATTTTCGAAGGCGGCCACGAAAGTCTGCCATCCGCCGCCTGTGATTGGCTGGCGAGACACGGCGGCAAGTGAAGACAGCAGCGCGGATGCTGAATCGCACTGGTGCTTTCTTTATTCTGCTGACGGCAACTGCAGACCGAAATATTCGTGAATAAATGCCTTCCGGTCGTCTTCCGACTGCACGTACTGCACCAGCGCGTACAGCTTCTTCTGATCGCGCAAGAGCTTGGCTGCCAGGCGTTCTTCGTCGGCCAGATTCTCAGGCATCGGGCCGGTGACCTCAACGTTGGCGAGATCAATTTCATCTTCAATCACGCCATAGCGCTGCAGCATTGCCAGACTGGTTTCGACGCGTCGATCATGCCGTTGCCGATCGCATAAGCGTTCCCGCAGCCAGTCGATTCCGAACGCTCGAATCTGTTCGGTTTCATTCTTCAGGTGATCGTAAACTCGCTGATAAAAATCGGCGTCCGGGTTACTCCATCGCAGAAATTCCATCTGAGTATTCAAGTCCCGCTGGTCGTACAGCAAAACACATTCGGCCGGTTCGCCGTCGCGGCCCGCTCGCCCGATTTCCTGGTAGTACGATTCCATCGAACCCGGCACGTCGGCGTGAATCACAAACCGAATGTCTTCCTTGTCGACTCCCATGCCAAACGCATTTGTCGCCAGCACCAGGCGATTGCGCCCGTTCATGAAGTCATCCTGAATGGACTTGCGCTCGCGCCGTTCCAGGCCCCCGTGGTAGCACACATGCTTGACGCCGTCCGCGCGGAGGCGGTCGCTGAATTCTTCCAGTGTGCGAATCAGCGTGAAGTAGACAATTCCGCTGCCGGTCGATTTCGGTGTCAGCCAGCGGTCGAAGATGACCTTCATGGCATCCAGTTTTTCATCGCCGTCCCACACGTCCATCACCTTCAGGTCCAGGTTTGGACGATCGATCCCTTCGTGAAACAGGCGAATATCGTCCGGTTGCAGGCCAAGTTGTTTTACGATGTCGGCCTGTACTTCCGGCGTTGCGGTGGCGGTGAGTGCGATCGTGGTGGGGTTGCCCATAATGGCTCGCAGATCGGACAGTCGCGTGTAGTCCGGGCGGAAGTCGTGGCCCCATTCGCTGATGCAATGAGCTTCATCGACGGCCAGCAGCTTGACTTCGCGGCTGGCGATGACGTCCAGAAATTCCTGCTTCCGAAATCGTTCCGGAGTCACGTACAGCAGCGAGTACCGTCCATCGGCCACCGCCTGATAGCGGTTCTCACGTTCATGTTTTCGCAGCGACGAATTGATGAACGTCGCCTTGATGCCTTTGGCCTGCAACGAATCTACCTGGTCCTTCATCAGCGCGATCAGCGGCGACAGAACCAATGTTATTGGCGGCTTATCGCTTTTTGGAGCATCCGCCGCGATCGCCAGCGCCGGAATCTGATAGCACAGCGACTTGCCCATGCCCGTCGGCATGATCACCAGCGCATGCGAACCGCTTAGCACGTGTTCGATAATCTGCTGCTGAGGGCCTCGAAAGGTATCGAAGCCGAAGTGAGTTTTCAGGATGTTCGGCGGAGTAGCAGTGGTCATTAATGAGTCAGTTGATTGGCAAAGACGGGCTTACAATGAATTCCGAACTGTAGCGAATTGAAGATGGCAACTGTGAGTAAGTTTAATTTTGAACCACAGAAGGCACTGAAAACACGGAACTGTTTCGTCCAGGCTTTCTTCGAGCTTTCTGTGTGAACTCCAGGTCTTCCGTCTTCGCCGCCTGGCGTGCGTCGAAATTCAAAAGTCGCCACATCCCAAATGCGACAAACGGCGCGACCAGAAGGACTTCCGCCGCCTTGACCGCAGCCTCATCACGCTTCGATCGGCCCTTGTTCGCGCGCCTTTTTGTATCGCTCACGCCATTCGGGAGAATTGTTGTTGGGGACAAGCCGAGTGTCCGCGCCGGCGGCGAAGTACGGATACTTGCCTTCATTGGCGGCCGTCAACATGAAGTTCACTTTTCCGTTGCTCGCCGTGTACATGCGTTTGCCGTCGGCCCATGTGGTTTCAATCAGTCGATGCGGTTCCGGGCGAGATTTGGGTCGGTCTACTTTCAGGCGTTCAACCGTGTCCCAGTTCACTTCGTAACCAATACCCGGTTTGTCGGGCACTGCTGCGAGACCATTCTGAAGTGTGATTGGTTCCTGCAGCAGATCGTCCTCAAACAGTTGGTGACAGTTTACTGCTGGCCACCGAGCCTGCCGCAACACTCCGCCAAAATGCAGCGAATACGCGGCCGTCAAGCCGGCGCCCACCAGTTGCAGCCAAAACGGCATTTGCACTTCGCCGCAGAACCGTCCTGCCGCGGTAAGCGAGCTGGCTCCGCCGCCCGCGACAAAGCCATCGCAACAGCCGGATTCCACCACCAGTCGCGGCTTCGGGCTGCCGTAGTGCATCGCAATTTGAACGCGTGTGTTTTGGACGATCTTTTGGTTGCCGGGAATGTCCGACTGCGGAATCGGCGATTCATAAATGTCAACCTGCGGATACTTCGCCAGGCGTCTCAGGATGCTCATTCCCTTCTCGGCGGTCAGCAACGTATCGTTGAAGTCCATGTCGATTTTAAATTCGGCCGGAAGGGCGCGCGTGGCGGTTTCGAGCTGTTCAAAAATGTCGAACCAGGGTCGGCCTTTGGTTTTGTAAGAAACGTAGCCAAGCTTCCGGGCTTCCTGACATTCCGATGCCATGTCGGCGGCGGACGTGTCGATATTCCACCAGCTTAGCGGCGTGGTGCTGTGAACCTGCCTTCCCATCAATGCATGCACGGGCACTTCTGCGGTGCGGCCGACGGCGTCAAACAACGCCATCTGCAAACCGGCTCCCAGAGTGTCGTCCCACATCACTTCGATCGCGCTTTTGCCGACGATTCGCTTTACATCTGTTTCCGACGGGACGCCCCACGTGTAGTACAGCAATGTTTCGCCGACGCCCGTCTGGCCTGATTTCAACTTTACTCTGCACAATTCGATGTAGCGCCAATGAGGCAGTTCGCGGTCCATGTTGCGGCGCGGTGTTTCGCGGTATTCCAGCTTCACCGTTGTGCGGTCGACGCTGACGACTTCAAACTGTCGATCATTGACAACAGAACCGTTCGCCATAATCGACTGGCGCGTAAAACCTGTGAGTGCACCCACAGATGCCAGTGTTGCGGTTCGCTTTAGAAAGCTGCGTCGATTCGTCATCATGAGCGTACGTTACCCTTCAAAAAACACGGACACAAAAATCAATGCGACCCGAAGACCGGCTTCTGCTGCACAAACATACTCGACGTGAATTTCGAACACGAATGGACAGCGGCGAATTGCGAGCCTGCATCATTCCCATCGCTGCCATCGAACAGCACCTCGAACACCTCGCGATGGAACACGACTGGCGAAGTGCCAATTATATCGCGCTGCGAGTCGCAGAGAAACTATCGCCGCATGTCGTTGTCGCTCAGGGTGTCATGGCGGGAATCAGCGAGCACCATATGAAGCACGTCGGTACTCTCACGCTCACGCCAGCCACGTTTCTGGCTGTGCTGGGTGACCTGATCGACAGTGTCGTGAGAGCCGGTTTCGAAAATGTGCTCGTGCTAAACGGACACGGCGGCAACATCGTGCCGTGTCGAGCCGTTTGGGATCAGTTGCTCCGAAAGTTTCAGGTCAATCTGCAGTTTCTGCCCTACTGGGACGTGCTGACCGAAGCCGATGCCAACGAACTGCAATCAAAGAGCATCCCCGGCCACGCTCAGGAATTCGAAACCGCGTTCGCCCTGGCCGCCTTCCCGGAAAACGTAAGAAGCGAAGCAGTAGCCGACCAGCCCGACCCCGCTCCGGCCATGGCGACGGCAGAAAACGGCCAGCTTCTCATCGATCGAACGGTCGACCGAGTGGCCGACTATCTGCAGGAGATGCTGGACCGAAAACGAACTGCCGAAGTGCCCGCGTTTTTCGAATGACGCACGCAACAACCGCGACGCATGTGATAACCATAAATTGCGAGCGCGTAGCTGTGCCGAGGTTTGCTATGCGTCCACCTTCCACCCGGCTTTTTCAAACAGCGGAACGTAGATGGACGGCAGCCAAAGGCGGTCTTCCGAATTCGGCACGGAAAAATAGTTGTGCGGATGAATCAGTCGATCGGAATCAGATGTCAGGTCGATCACGTAGCGACTGGGCAATTCGCGACGTGACAAAAAGCGAAGTTCAAACGGTTCCAGCAACAGCGGATCCATCGCGTCGAAGATGCCGACGTGGTTCGCGCGAGCTCGTTTCACATGGCCGCGAGCCATCACTAATTCGGAATCCGATTCCGCCATCTGCTTCGCTTTGCCCGGCGGAATGACGGCCTGCATGATGGAATCCGGGCGGTCCCACGGATTGACGTTGGGCCAAATGAAATACGGAAACGCCAGGCCCCGCTGCAACAAGCGCATGTTGTAGGTCGGGGGGCGTCGAGTCGGCTTGTCGCGATCCGGCTGATCACGATTAATTAAGCACAGGAACCGGCCGAAGCCGTCCATGATCTCAAACCCGAAGTTCATGTAGTAACCGAACGAATCCAGATCCTGTCCCATGATCCTCATATCGTCCGTCACCACCTGACGGAACCCGTCGGTCGCTTTGGTGGCATGTTCGAAATGGCTGGTGCCCGGTTGGCCCACAACCTTTGACTGAATCAGAGTTCGCAGTTCGGCTGGAACCATCGTTTTGTACGCGCCCCACTTCTCGTCAAACGGCGACGACAGAAACTGATTCCATTCGTCCTTCTGCAGGTCCACGAACCTGAGTGTCGGGCCCGGAAAGGCGAAGCTGACTTCCGGCGTATCGATGCCCAGCAAACGTACGGCGACGTTTCCCTTCGGGCTGACGTTAAGAGTATCGCCGTCATGAACCTGCTGCCGAACGCTGCCTGGCTTACCATAGTAAATGCCAGGCGTCGCCAGGCCGGTGGTGCGGTTGTTTACGGAATCT
This DNA window, taken from Fuerstiella marisgermanici, encodes the following:
- a CDS encoding lysophospholipid acyltransferase family protein; the protein is MKIRNPYVNWMIARVATWMLRALFLTVRIDHRKAVEDGTPYARTTGTLRYCFCMWHDVIVAALFSRKTFKLSGLISRHQDGTYLTHAIKMVGITPVRGSASRGGAQATRQLIDRPDLHVCITPDGPRGPRRVMKDGIVYIASRTGRPVVPSTITGTNYWSVPGGWSDMLIPKPFSRLLLLAGQPIFVPPDISREEIAEFTEKIQLEMDRLDLIGQRLIRGDESVADLIGKVGQYPDDAVRPVVTETENENLSKAA
- a CDS encoding RecQ family ATP-dependent DNA helicase; translated protein: MTTATPPNILKTHFGFDTFRGPQQQIIEHVLSGSHALVIMPTGMGKSLCYQIPALAIAADAPKSDKPPITLVLSPLIALMKDQVDSLQAKGIKATFINSSLRKHERENRYQAVADGRYSLLYVTPERFRKQEFLDVIASREVKLLAVDEAHCISEWGHDFRPDYTRLSDLRAIMGNPTTIALTATATPEVQADIVKQLGLQPDDIRLFHEGIDRPNLDLKVMDVWDGDEKLDAMKVIFDRWLTPKSTGSGIVYFTLIRTLEEFSDRLRADGVKHVCYHGGLERRERKSIQDDFMNGRNRLVLATNAFGMGVDKEDIRFVIHADVPGSMESYYQEIGRAGRDGEPAECVLLYDQRDLNTQMEFLRWSNPDADFYQRVYDHLKNETEQIRAFGIDWLRERLCDRQRHDRRVETSLAMLQRYGVIEDEIDLANVEVTGPMPENLADEERLAAKLLRDQKKLYALVQYVQSEDDRKAFIHEYFGLQLPSAE
- a CDS encoding creatininase family protein — translated: MRPEDRLLLHKHTRREFRTRMDSGELRACIIPIAAIEQHLEHLAMEHDWRSANYIALRVAEKLSPHVVVAQGVMAGISEHHMKHVGTLTLTPATFLAVLGDLIDSVVRAGFENVLVLNGHGGNIVPCRAVWDQLLRKFQVNLQFLPYWDVLTEADANELQSKSIPGHAQEFETAFALAAFPENVRSEAVADQPDPAPAMATAENGQLLIDRTVDRVADYLQEMLDRKRTAEVPAFFE
- a CDS encoding mandelate racemase/muconate lactonizing enzyme family protein; translated protein: MMTNRRSFLKRTATLASVGALTGFTRQSIMANGSVVNDRQFEVVSVDRTTVKLEYRETPRRNMDRELPHWRYIELCRVKLKSGQTGVGETLLYYTWGVPSETDVKRIVGKSAIEVMWDDTLGAGLQMALFDAVGRTAEVPVHALMGRQVHSTTPLSWWNIDTSAADMASECQEARKLGYVSYKTKGRPWFDIFEQLETATRALPAEFKIDMDFNDTLLTAEKGMSILRRLAKYPQVDIYESPIPQSDIPGNQKIVQNTRVQIAMHYGSPKPRLVVESGCCDGFVAGGGASSLTAAGRFCGEVQMPFWLQLVGAGLTAAYSLHFGGVLRQARWPAVNCHQLFEDDLLQEPITLQNGLAAVPDKPGIGYEVNWDTVERLKVDRPKSRPEPHRLIETTWADGKRMYTASNGKVNFMLTAANEGKYPYFAAGADTRLVPNNNSPEWRERYKKAREQGPIEA
- a CDS encoding alpha/beta hydrolase family protein — protein: MKFVLALLSFAFILVPAFAFAQSKLPALTSVLVDSTLDGEKQNVLYWAPETARTQPTPLFVFLHSWSGNYKQDNSKWQQQAMERGWIYVHPDFRGANSSPKACGSKYARQDVLDAMDWACEKFNVDRSRIHLAGVSGGGHMAMLMAGHHPDRFTSVSAWVGISDLAEWYRFHVKDGEPQNYAKMILKCFGAPPGSSPEVDADYRDRSPLFHIHNLGDLPIDIYAGVNDGHTGSVPVRHSLTAFNEIAKVRKTAPVTEEEMEQLWTDRRLKNPQPSDQKPDELLGRDILLRRTSVHARVTIFEGGHESLPSAACDWLARHGGK